In Methanofastidiosum sp., the following proteins share a genomic window:
- a CDS encoding polysaccharide deacetylase family protein → MKKPIIFAILISLLILIGNSELFNKAEIKGTYVLFTVDTEYDFPPVLNTEKGLDEGIPVLLSIFEEHDVKATFLVTGEVTDNRPDILKEIYQRGHEIGSHSYHHKSIKAQTKSEIENEIILSTNAIEKAIGVRPVSFRSPGHSACNDLVILLQDHGYLVEASAEKINSYPYHPNETDWTSEGNMSILRVPVSHTPAYFYPPTTYNRSWIDCFNKAVSQQSDKDIKIIVIGLHPWELVEIEAPEEYQSYTRACGNYTIENLNSLLDYLGNQKVVYITLEELYYIVQE, encoded by the coding sequence ATGAAAAAGCCGATTATTTTTGCAATTCTAATTTCTTTATTAATTTTGATTGGTAATTCTGAGCTCTTCAATAAAGCTGAGATTAAAGGAACTTATGTTTTATTTACTGTCGATACAGAATACGATTTCCCGCCAGTACTTAATACTGAAAAAGGCCTAGACGAGGGTATTCCTGTATTACTCTCTATTTTTGAAGAGCACGATGTAAAAGCTACTTTCCTTGTAACAGGAGAAGTGACGGATAATAGGCCTGACATCTTAAAGGAGATCTACCAAAGAGGCCATGAGATTGGATCACACAGCTACCACCACAAATCAATTAAAGCGCAGACTAAGTCTGAGATAGAAAATGAGATTATTCTTTCAACAAATGCGATAGAGAAAGCAATAGGCGTTCGCCCAGTTTCATTTAGGTCTCCCGGGCACAGCGCATGTAATGATTTAGTGATTTTACTCCAAGACCACGGATACCTTGTTGAAGCATCTGCAGAAAAAATTAATTCATATCCTTACCACCCAAATGAAACTGACTGGACATCTGAAGGCAATATGAGCATTCTAAGGGTACCAGTTTCGCATACTCCTGCATACTTCTACCCCCCAACTACCTACAATAGATCATGGATTGATTGTTTCAATAAGGCAGTAAGTCAGCAATCAGATAAGGATATTAAGATTATAGTTATAGGACTTCACCCTTGGGAACTAGTTGAGATTGAAGCGCCAGAAGAATACCAAAGCTATACTAGAGCATGCGGAAACTATACAATAGAAAACTTAAATTCACTTTTAGATTACCTCGGCAATCAAAAAGTCGTTTACATAACACTAGAAGAGCTCTATTATATTGTGCAAGAGTAG
- a CDS encoding nicotinamide-nucleotide adenylyltransferase: MSRGLFIGRFQPFHNGHYMAIKDILKIEDEVIICVAASQVSYTISNPFSSGERIEMILRSVKDLRDKVIILSSPNTESNSMWVENIIDTFPPFDNVYTNNTLVRLLWEKRGYKVSEVRFHQKEEFNGTLIRKLISSDKKWSDLVPNETRNYIKEISGEKRIKEILNIEEKLRDGAV; this comes from the coding sequence ATGAGTAGGGGCCTTTTTATAGGCAGATTTCAGCCTTTTCACAATGGCCATTATATGGCGATAAAAGATATTCTGAAAATAGAAGATGAAGTGATAATCTGTGTTGCAGCCTCTCAAGTATCATACACTATTTCAAACCCCTTTTCAAGTGGGGAACGAATTGAGATGATCTTGCGTTCTGTCAAAGATCTAAGAGATAAAGTAATAATTTTGTCAAGTCCAAATACAGAAAGCAACTCTATGTGGGTAGAAAACATTATTGATACTTTTCCGCCCTTTGACAATGTATATACTAATAACACCCTCGTAAGATTACTTTGGGAAAAAAGGGGTTACAAGGTATCTGAAGTTAGATTTCACCAAAAAGAGGAGTTCAATGGGACGTTGATTAGAAAATTGATTTCTTCGGATAAAAAATGGAGTGACCTTGTACCAAATGAAACAAGGAACTATATCAAAGAAATCAGCGGAGAAAAAAGAATAAAAGAGATTCTAAACATTGAAGAAAAATTAAGAGATGGCGCAGTATAG